One Brachyspira pilosicoli P43/6/78 genomic window carries:
- a CDS encoding YcaO-like family protein has protein sequence MIKYYPSHKNVLNKYNSLCGHQTGIMDSIIVMQANSVIAQNINTCTSMLPDYHKILLGDNAEVNYHLSGYGIYRDEAIIRLLGEGVERYALFTANLYFEEKLKYASYNQLKEKYPNNVIPFEYVKIYSDEDCNKLNSIGILENITEDDILSWVLLPSLFDKEKEYYIPAQNFFLSHIIRKDKNEKVFIGGFSKGSASHKNIKLALKSAITEIIECDACMIKWYTDSKVKEVVIDDDVLNETINTILKDIDYKIRVFDYTVDKKLGYVFTVMLINKSEKSPYIVVGASSGLNPKKVIYRAFMEALAILTLNINGPLSMPADYLETKYQKTYLNLDSNVNYWASLDDKDKKLKFINSKVTEKIELKKYKNLEENTDLEYLFNGLYNISKYAVYLDITPTEIVDKDLHVMRVYVPELVQMSMPAFPYSKHPRIIKNGGISNNEFPHPLP, from the coding sequence ATGATTAAATATTACCCAAGCCATAAAAATGTTTTAAATAAATACAATTCTCTTTGCGGACATCAGACTGGTATTATGGATTCTATTATTGTAATGCAGGCTAATTCTGTTATTGCTCAAAATATTAATACTTGTACTTCTATGCTTCCAGATTATCATAAAATATTATTAGGCGATAATGCTGAAGTTAATTATCATCTTTCTGGTTATGGCATTTATAGAGATGAAGCTATTATAAGATTATTAGGCGAAGGTGTTGAGAGATATGCATTATTTACAGCAAATTTGTATTTTGAAGAAAAATTAAAATATGCTTCCTATAATCAATTAAAAGAAAAGTATCCTAATAATGTAATACCTTTTGAATATGTTAAAATATACAGCGATGAAGATTGCAATAAATTAAACAGCATAGGAATTTTAGAAAATATTACAGAAGATGATATATTATCTTGGGTGCTTCTTCCTTCTTTGTTTGATAAAGAAAAAGAGTATTATATTCCAGCACAGAATTTCTTTTTATCTCATATAATAAGAAAAGATAAAAATGAAAAAGTGTTTATAGGCGGATTTTCTAAAGGAAGTGCTAGCCATAAAAATATTAAATTAGCTTTAAAATCTGCTATAACTGAAATTATAGAATGCGACGCTTGTATGATAAAATGGTATACAGACAGCAAAGTTAAAGAAGTTGTTATTGATGATGATGTTCTTAATGAAACTATTAATACAATTTTAAAAGATATTGATTATAAAATAAGAGTGTTTGATTATACTGTTGATAAAAAGTTAGGCTATGTTTTTACTGTGATGCTTATAAACAAAAGCGAAAAAAGTCCATATATTGTGGTAGGTGCTTCTTCTGGTCTTAATCCTAAAAAAGTGATATACAGGGCTTTTATGGAGGCTTTGGCTATACTTACATTAAATATTAACGGACCATTATCAATGCCGGCTGATTATTTGGAAACTAAATATCAAAAAACTTATCTTAACCTTGACAGCAATGTTAATTATTGGGCTTCTTTAGATGATAAAGATAAAAAACTTAAATTTATTAACAGCAAAGTTACAGAAAAAATTGAATTAAAAAAATATAAAAACCTTGAAGAAAATACTGATTTGGAGTATTTATTTAATGGGCTTTATAATATTTCAAAATATGCAGTTTATTTGGATATTACGCCTACAGAAATAGTGGATAAAGATTTGCATGTAATGCGTGTATATGTTCCAGAGCTTGTGCAAATGTCTATGCCTGCTTTCCCATATAGTAAGCACCCTAGAATAATTAAAAATGGAGGAATTTCAAATAATGAATTTCCACACCCATTACCTTAG
- a CDS encoding SagB/ThcOx family dehydrogenase, translating into MSIIKKKKKDIKKIEISKEELDAREIPLLFSVVNFSSNIPVSMYADTIGIKTSESSYRGAMHSEVNRNISEEYLLNSKKSSIDLSSMFNVTSYSSFPIDAALSNRVLLEEEVHKKGNAIKLPPYKNINAPIGSVIRSRRSRRDFKGKPLTLSDLSTLLYYGDGISGDFDFNLNKEEYGTITFGDKYMSKLRTAPSGGGLYPIYLYVAALNINNLEKGIYKYMPFTHSLEKIKLFNNDDLENYYNNNVFGGGIDLRKTALSVYYVYSIYENTRKYGDMALQFALIETGEIAQNIQLTAAASGILACDIGGFNKTLSEELLNLDGQTNHVVHLTLLSK; encoded by the coding sequence GTGTCTATTATAAAAAAGAAGAAAAAAGATATAAAAAAAATAGAGATAAGTAAAGAAGAGTTAGACGCTAGAGAGATACCATTACTTTTTAGCGTTGTAAATTTTTCTTCAAATATACCTGTTTCTATGTATGCTGACACTATAGGAATAAAAACTTCAGAATCTTCTTATAGAGGAGCAATGCACTCTGAAGTAAATAGAAATATAAGCGAAGAGTATTTATTAAACTCAAAAAAATCATCAATAGATTTATCTTCTATGTTTAATGTAACAAGCTATTCATCATTTCCAATAGATGCTGCTTTAAGTAATAGAGTGTTACTTGAGGAAGAGGTGCATAAAAAAGGAAATGCTATAAAACTTCCACCATATAAAAATATTAATGCTCCTATAGGTTCGGTTATAAGGTCTAGAAGAAGCAGGAGAGATTTTAAAGGTAAACCATTAACATTAAGTGATTTGTCCACCTTGCTTTATTATGGAGATGGAATTTCTGGGGATTTTGATTTTAATTTAAACAAAGAAGAATACGGCACTATAACTTTTGGCGATAAATACATGTCTAAGCTTCGTACTGCTCCTTCAGGCGGAGGGCTTTATCCTATTTATTTGTATGTTGCGGCACTTAATATAAATAATCTTGAAAAGGGTATATACAAATATATGCCTTTTACTCATTCTCTTGAAAAAATAAAATTATTTAATAATGATGATTTAGAAAATTATTATAATAATAATGTTTTTGGCGGGGGAATAGATTTAAGAAAAACTGCTTTATCTGTTTATTATGTGTATAGTATATATGAAAACACTAGAAAATATGGAGATATGGCTTTGCAGTTTGCTTTGATAGAGACTGGAGAGATTGCACAAAATATACAGCTTACTGCTGCTGCAAGCGGTATTTTAGCATGCGACATTGGAGGATTTAATAAAACTTTATCTGAAGAGTTATTAAATCTAGATGGACAGACTAATCATGTTGTGCATTTAACTTTGCTTTCAAAATAA
- a CDS encoding AGE family epimerase/isomerase, with product MSNLNEVKNEYLHMLKDNIIPFWLKNGLDKKHGGYYTALDRKGSLIETDKSVWFQGRFAWVLSTLYADFEKKQEYLDAAKSGIDFLEKYCFDKSGDGRMYFRVTEDGKPIIKRLRYYYSETFCLVAMAAYSRASGDKSYAKKAREILDNIDRYQKEGLLIPKFDAGNRPTIAFGPPMIMLATVQELRKADPENKDYYNKYIDNLLSNIQLFLYEDKKAVLEQCNPDGTLQDHFEGRLLNPGHAIESSWFILRESIERGHDEKLKALGLKIFDWMWEWGWDKEYGGIIQYMDVLGKPKSEYHHDMKFWWPQTEAAIAALYCYYFTKDDKYLEKHDMVKEYTKKFIDTEYGEWYGYLHRDGRISTDLKGNMYKGPFHIPRMYMKCVEIIDAINAK from the coding sequence ATGAGTAATTTAAATGAAGTAAAGAATGAATATCTTCATATGCTAAAAGATAATATTATACCATTTTGGCTTAAAAACGGACTTGATAAAAAACATGGTGGATACTACACTGCATTAGACAGAAAAGGAAGCCTTATAGAAACTGATAAATCTGTATGGTTTCAAGGAAGATTTGCTTGGGTATTATCAACTCTTTATGCTGACTTTGAAAAAAAACAAGAATACCTTGATGCTGCAAAATCTGGAATAGACTTCTTAGAAAAATATTGTTTTGACAAATCAGGTGACGGAAGAATGTATTTTAGAGTTACAGAAGATGGTAAACCTATTATAAAGAGATTAAGATATTACTATTCTGAAACATTCTGCTTAGTTGCTATGGCGGCATATTCAAGAGCTAGCGGAGATAAAAGTTATGCTAAAAAGGCAAGAGAGATACTTGATAATATAGACCGCTATCAAAAAGAAGGTCTTTTAATTCCAAAATTTGATGCAGGCAACAGACCTACTATAGCTTTCGGACCTCCTATGATAATGCTTGCCACTGTTCAGGAATTAAGAAAAGCAGACCCAGAAAATAAAGATTATTATAATAAATATATTGATAATCTTTTATCTAATATTCAGTTATTCTTATATGAAGATAAAAAAGCAGTACTTGAACAATGTAACCCTGACGGCACTTTGCAAGACCATTTTGAAGGTAGATTATTAAACCCAGGACATGCTATAGAATCATCTTGGTTTATATTAAGAGAGTCTATTGAGAGAGGACATGATGAAAAATTAAAAGCCCTAGGACTTAAAATATTTGACTGGATGTGGGAATGGGGCTGGGACAAAGAGTACGGCGGAATTATTCAATATATGGACGTACTTGGAAAGCCAAAAAGTGAATATCATCATGATATGAAATTCTGGTGGCCTCAGACTGAAGCTGCTATTGCTGCTTTATATTGTTATTACTTTACTAAAGATGATAAATATTTAGAAAAGCATGATATGGTTAAAGAATACACTAAAAAATTCATTGACACAGAATACGGTGAATGGTATGGTTATCTTCACAGAGACGGAAGAATATCTACAGACTTAAAAGGTAACATGTATAAAGGACCTTTCCATATTCCTAGAATGTATATGAAATGCGTAGAGATAATAGATGCTATTAATGCAAAATAA
- a CDS encoding ABC transporter permease → MKTIFKLTIKKAIRDPFLIFWSIFFPIVTIIALGILFNTESYTIHILTAMTCVSVLAYSFMTTSFNVLSQRRRGVYNLLKVTPLPLYKYIISSSCAWVMISIISSLFVFISCALFFKLEFSFVSILLFLPIIIAASLVYIFISFFVSSLVKNNETASILYNIILMGSMFLSDGYYSLYNAPSVVKFLSKLNIFQYFLNAVRGAYYFDFQSYFIGLAVLLSCLIIALILAVNTFRYVDK, encoded by the coding sequence ATGAAAACGATATTTAAACTCACTATAAAAAAAGCTATAAGAGACCCTTTCCTTATATTTTGGTCTATATTCTTCCCAATAGTTACAATAATAGCATTGGGTATATTATTTAATACCGAAAGCTATACTATTCATATACTTACTGCTATGACTTGTGTGAGCGTGCTTGCTTATTCTTTTATGACTACTAGTTTTAATGTATTAAGTCAAAGAAGAAGGGGCGTTTATAATTTGCTTAAAGTAACTCCTCTTCCTTTATACAAATATATTATAAGCTCTTCTTGTGCTTGGGTGATGATATCTATTATAAGCTCTTTGTTTGTATTTATTTCTTGTGCTTTATTTTTTAAATTAGAGTTTTCTTTTGTTTCTATACTTTTATTTTTGCCTATCATTATAGCGGCATCTTTAGTTTATATATTTATAAGCTTCTTTGTTTCTAGTTTGGTAAAAAATAATGAAACTGCTAGCATACTATATAATATTATTTTAATGGGTTCTATGTTTTTGAGTGACGGTTATTATTCTTTGTATAATGCTCCAAGTGTAGTGAAGTTTTTAAGCAAATTAAATATTTTTCAGTATTTTTTGAATGCTGTTAGGGGAGCCTATTATTTTGATTTTCAGTCATATTTTATTGGTTTAGCAGTGCTTTTATCTTGTTTAATAATTGCTTTAATTCTTGCAGTTAATACTTTCAGATATGTTGATAAATAA
- a CDS encoding ABC transporter ATP-binding protein, producing MQEVLISAKNIEKKFNKNIILKDVSLDINKGEVIALVGPNGSGKTTLINILLGILKADKGELKINIENYKKHIGLQLQSTPFFEGYNVKDNILMFSALYDIKMSDEKIESILNKYNLNPKTPAIKLSGGEQKKLAIMIATMQNPDLLIFDEPTASLDPRERYNIKNMILELAKNNKTILFTSHDLEEVEDIASKIVFLYKGEILEKGSKEELLKKYNFDSLEKVYLHITNY from the coding sequence ATGCAAGAAGTATTAATAAGTGCTAAAAATATAGAAAAAAAGTTTAATAAAAATATTATTCTAAAAGATGTAAGTTTAGATATAAATAAAGGCGAAGTAATAGCACTTGTTGGTCCAAACGGTTCCGGCAAAACTACATTAATTAATATATTATTAGGAATATTAAAAGCTGATAAGGGTGAATTAAAAATTAATATAGAAAATTATAAAAAACATATAGGTCTTCAATTGCAATCTACTCCTTTTTTTGAAGGCTACAATGTAAAAGATAATATATTAATGTTTTCCGCTCTTTATGACATTAAGATGAGCGATGAAAAAATAGAAAGTATTCTTAATAAATATAATCTTAATCCCAAAACACCTGCTATAAAGCTTTCAGGTGGAGAGCAGAAAAAACTTGCTATAATGATAGCTACTATGCAAAACCCTGATTTACTTATATTTGATGAGCCTACAGCAAGTTTAGACCCTAGGGAAAGATATAATATAAAAAACATGATATTAGAGCTTGCTAAAAATAATAAGACTATACTTTTTACTTCTCATGATTTGGAGGAGGTAGAAGATATAGCTAGTAAAATAGTATTTTTATATAAAGGAGAGATATTAGAAAAGGGCAGTAAAGAAGAACTTTTAAAGAAGTATAATTTTGACAGTTTGGAGAAAGTTTATTTGCATATTACTAATTATTAA
- a CDS encoding tetratricopeptide repeat protein has translation MTEELKDKIKELVSSKKVEEAIKLIDEAIEKDNNDSDLYLNRGVLYSMNNKTNEGIEDFNKSIELKAKNKEVYFFRGLAKADLGQYKEAIEDFNKAIELNPNNERAYFSRGFSKAQLEKYKEAIEDFNKAIELNPNNERTYFSIGLSKVELEKHEEAIEDFNKVIELNPNNKRAYFNRGLSKLKLKKYKESIADFNKSIALNPDNNEEVYFYRGLSKAKLEKYEESIVDFNKSIALNPDNNEEAYFNRGVSKAKLEKYEESIADFNKVIELNPKNEISYFARGVSNYELKKYEESIADFNKVIELNPNNKEAYFFRGLAKADLGQYKESIADFNKAIELNPNNERAYLNRGVSKVKLERYEEAIEDFNKAIELNPDNNEEAYFNRGVSKAKLERYEEAIADFNKAIELNPNNEYAYFNKGFLKLILGLYKKSIKDFNKAIKLNPNDEKLYFNRGISNYELKKYEEAIEDFNKAIKLNPNDEDAYFNRAILKINLKKYKQAVNDFKIFAKNNNDAFDITIIKILQEFNKYNDINKFFKLLVIDENKELWKNEPITNLIFHFEETEKLDNKLIENIKYLILYEYFLLKILTFDTNDKNIEISHYTSLNILLILLGNEKSEEAGNIRINNITTANDPKEGDILESIFNRNDIDIKIGSDEKAVTLQTSYSRNRDSLTMFRLYGKKENKEATGICLVLDSEYFTNSYTSPFSYYDVNVDNLYNSEDKNNKNSVKNNEDNEKIKKEENKRNLYWVLYYDEKSNKLVFNKEDLKYSSNVIDLNGINNYKEKLKEDDTIENKIKYAFSKIFEYTRKIKEKNINPKLYNYLFENIKYIIKHEAFFEEQELRMLVTSDYKSKEIQADRINNKLYIDYLKLFNKNTNYIKEIIIGSKVENNESLAEYIRKILHEKNTDKNKLDNIKVLISEAPLR, from the coding sequence ATGACAGAAGAATTAAAAGATAAAATAAAAGAATTAGTATCCTCAAAAAAAGTAGAAGAAGCAATAAAACTGATTGATGAAGCTATAGAAAAAGATAATAATGATTCAGATTTATATTTGAATAGAGGAGTACTTTATTCAATGAATAATAAAACTAATGAAGGCATAGAAGATTTTAATAAATCTATAGAATTAAAAGCTAAAAATAAAGAAGTATATTTTTTTAGAGGACTTGCCAAAGCAGATTTAGGACAATATAAAGAAGCTATTGAAGATTTTAATAAAGCTATAGAATTAAATCCAAATAATGAAAGAGCATATTTTAGTAGAGGGTTCTCAAAAGCACAATTAGAAAAATATAAAGAAGCTATAGAAGATTTTAATAAAGCTATAGAATTAAATCCAAATAATGAAAGAACATATTTTAGTATAGGACTTTCAAAAGTAGAATTAGAAAAACATGAAGAAGCTATAGAAGATTTTAATAAGGTTATAGAATTAAATCCAAATAATAAAAGAGCATATTTTAATAGAGGGCTTTCAAAACTAAAATTAAAAAAGTATAAAGAATCTATAGCGGATTTTAATAAGTCTATAGCATTAAATCCAGATAATAATGAAGAAGTATATTTTTATAGAGGGCTTTCAAAAGCGAAATTAGAAAAGTATGAAGAATCTATAGTGGATTTTAATAAGTCTATAGCATTAAATCCAGATAATAATGAAGAAGCATATTTTAATAGAGGAGTTTCAAAAGCGAAATTAGAAAAGTATGAGGAATCTATAGCGGATTTTAATAAAGTTATAGAATTAAATCCAAAGAATGAAATATCATATTTTGCAAGAGGTGTTTCTAATTATGAATTAAAAAAATATGAAGAATCTATAGCAGATTTTAATAAAGTTATAGAATTAAATCCAAATAATAAAGAAGCATATTTTTTTAGAGGACTTGCCAAAGCAGATTTAGGACAGTATAAAGAATCTATAGCAGATTTTAATAAAGCTATAGAATTAAATCCAAATAATGAAAGAGCATATTTAAATAGAGGAGTTTCAAAAGTAAAATTGGAAAGATATGAAGAAGCTATAGAAGATTTTAATAAAGCCATAGAATTAAATCCAGATAATAATGAAGAAGCATATTTTAATAGAGGAGTTTCAAAAGCGAAATTAGAAAGATACGAAGAAGCTATAGCAGATTTTAATAAAGCTATAGAATTAAATCCAAATAATGAATATGCATACTTTAATAAAGGTTTTTTAAAATTAATATTAGGACTATATAAAAAATCTATAAAAGATTTTAATAAAGCCATAAAATTAAATCCAAATGATGAAAAGTTATATTTCAATAGAGGAATTTCTAATTATGAATTAAAAAAATATGAAGAAGCTATAGAAGATTTTAATAAAGCCATAAAATTAAATCCAAATGATGAAGATGCATATTTTAATAGAGCCATATTAAAAATAAATTTAAAAAAATATAAGCAAGCTGTTAATGATTTTAAAATATTTGCTAAAAATAATAATGATGCCTTTGATATAACTATTATAAAAATTCTTCAAGAATTTAATAAATATAATGATATTAATAAATTTTTTAAACTATTAGTGATAGATGAAAATAAAGAATTATGGAAGAATGAGCCCATTACTAATTTAATTTTTCATTTTGAAGAGACTGAAAAATTAGACAATAAACTTATTGAAAATATTAAATATTTAATTTTATATGAATATTTTTTACTTAAAATATTAACTTTCGATACTAATGATAAAAATATAGAAATATCTCATTATACATCATTGAATATTTTATTAATATTATTAGGGAATGAAAAATCAGAAGAAGCAGGAAACATAAGAATAAATAATATAACAACTGCTAATGACCCTAAAGAAGGAGATATTTTAGAAAGTATTTTCAATAGAAATGATATAGATATAAAAATAGGAAGTGATGAAAAAGCTGTGACATTGCAAACATCATATTCGAGAAACAGAGATTCTCTTACTATGTTTAGATTATATGGTAAAAAAGAAAATAAAGAAGCTACTGGTATATGTTTGGTTTTAGATAGTGAATATTTTACCAATTCATATACTTCACCTTTTTCTTATTATGATGTTAATGTAGATAATCTATATAATAGTGAAGATAAAAATAATAAAAACAGTGTAAAAAATAATGAAGATAATGAAAAAATAAAAAAAGAAGAAAATAAAAGAAATTTATATTGGGTACTTTATTATGATGAAAAATCAAATAAACTTGTTTTCAATAAAGAAGACTTAAAATATTCAAGCAATGTTATTGATTTGAACGGTATAAATAATTATAAAGAAAAATTAAAAGAAGATGACACGATTGAAAATAAGATTAAATATGCATTTTCAAAGATATTTGAATATACTAGAAAAATTAAAGAAAAAAATATTAACCCTAAACTATATAATTATTTATTTGAAAATATAAAATACATAATAAAACATGAAGCATTTTTTGAAGAACAAGAATTAAGAATGCTTGTAACTTCTGATTATAAATCTAAAGAGATACAAGCAGATAGAATTAATAATAAACTTTATATAGATTATTTAAAACTTTTTAATAAAAACACAAATTATATAAAAGAAATTATAATAGGTTCTAAAGTTGAAAATAATGAATCGCTTGCTGAATATATAAGAAAAATTTTACATGAAAAAAATACTGATAAAAATAAATTAGATAATATAAAAGTTCTTATATCAGAAGCTCCTTTAAGATGA
- a CDS encoding streptolysin associated protein SagC, whose translation MAKKNIKLYDNASVFFNSDDEIRFRKGIWNFEEASLELNDLSDGVREALIFIAKELFDDKLISFDNVVKKFSLDEKDSNFLNEIISSLIGNRFLEYDENNMLNSVYELIGEYFYDIPDESKVQKNKVMFITDSERLKEYAKLMSEDLYMNVVMMNVDDIKKLEKANLTDTTDAIENIEKQKELLKLFDDISCVVVSIEKPRLNLLRNINRLLLEKSIPMIISILDGPFLNITTIKAKETACYECFENRVIARNESLSVYNKFVKQTINLKSNNKKTYITPILQTFTSIALYEAFLFATIGKCKLSGRVINVYIPSIEIQIQDLLRVPFCAACGHISKAKYNEMYTSSKEIIEKFSSKVIIK comes from the coding sequence ATGGCTAAGAAAAATATTAAACTTTATGATAATGCGAGTGTGTTTTTTAATTCTGATGATGAGATTAGATTTAGAAAAGGGATATGGAACTTTGAAGAGGCTTCTTTAGAGCTTAATGATTTGAGTGATGGTGTAAGGGAAGCTTTAATATTTATTGCTAAAGAACTTTTTGATGATAAATTAATTTCTTTTGATAATGTGGTTAAGAAATTTTCTCTTGATGAAAAAGACAGTAATTTTTTGAATGAAATTATATCTTCTCTTATAGGCAACAGATTTTTAGAGTATGATGAGAACAATATGCTTAATAGTGTTTATGAGCTTATAGGGGAATATTTTTATGATATACCAGATGAAAGCAAGGTTCAAAAAAACAAAGTAATGTTTATAACAGATAGTGAAAGGCTAAAAGAATATGCTAAATTAATGTCAGAAGATTTGTATATGAATGTTGTTATGATGAATGTTGATGACATAAAAAAACTAGAAAAAGCAAATCTCACAGATACAACTGATGCTATTGAAAATATTGAAAAGCAAAAAGAATTATTAAAGTTGTTTGATGATATATCTTGTGTGGTTGTAAGTATAGAGAAGCCTAGATTAAATTTACTTAGAAATATTAACAGGCTTTTACTTGAAAAATCAATTCCTATGATTATATCAATATTAGACGGACCGTTTTTAAATATAACTACTATAAAAGCAAAAGAAACAGCTTGTTATGAATGTTTTGAAAATAGAGTGATAGCAAGAAATGAAAGTTTATCAGTTTATAATAAATTCGTTAAACAAACTATTAATTTAAAATCAAATAATAAAAAAACTTATATAACTCCTATTTTGCAAACATTTACTTCTATTGCATTATATGAAGCTTTTTTATTTGCCACTATAGGAAAATGCAAACTTTCAGGACGCGTAATTAATGTTTATATACCTTCTATAGAAATTCAAATTCAGGATTTACTCAGAGTACCTTTCTGTGCGGCATGCGGACATATAAGCAAGGCTAAATATAATGAAATGTATACTTCTTCAAAGGAGATAATAGAGAAGTTTTCAAGCAAAGTAATAATAAAATAA